One region of Armigeres subalbatus isolate Guangzhou_Male chromosome 3, GZ_Asu_2, whole genome shotgun sequence genomic DNA includes:
- the LOC134221706 gene encoding uncharacterized protein LOC134221706 produces MIDSGCSDHEVRKLKQPFVVDVANDGVSLIGEYRRRREGTTKEGVRFEMKNVVFLPDLRGNLLSVKKLSKAGIDVLFTRQSGTEKAVMKHTCVLGKQCREPFDGTRARATRPLERVHSDVCGPIDPPAWDGSRYFVSFIDDFTHFAVIYPIKKKSDVFDRFQGV; encoded by the coding sequence ATGATCGATTCCGGATGTAGCGATCACGAAGTGCGCAAGCTGAAACAGCCATTTGTTGTCGACGTTGCCAATGACGGAGTTTCACTAATCGGTGAGTACAGAAGGCGTCGTGAGGGTACCACTAAAGAAGGTGTGCGGTTTGAAATGAAAAACGTGGTTTTCTTGCCTGATTTGAGAGGTAATCTGCTGTCGGTGAAAAAGTTGTCAAAAGCTGGCATCGATGTGCTCTTCACGCGACAAAGTGGTACGGAGAAGGCTGTAATGAAACACACGTGCGTTCTTGGGAAGCAATGCAGAGAACCATTCGACGGTACTCGAGCGCGAGCAACGCGGCCTTTAGAGAGGGTGCATTCCGATGTGTGCGGACCAATTGATCCCCCGGCATGGGACGGCTCCAGATATTTTGTGTCGTTCATCGACGACTTCACACACTTCGCCGTTATTTATCCAATCAAGAAAAAGTCAGACGTATTCGATCGCTTCCAAGGAGTATGA